In one window of Meiothermus sp. DNA:
- the holA gene encoding DNA polymerase III subunit delta, with protein sequence MIQVFTGDSFLAREALLQEARLQGLAPRMMPPEPALVAQEASGGLFGPGGALVDLRDLSEAEWKPLREVLEAAPPDAVVLLLDPRPTAARSKWYADKAQKRDHPTPGPKEMTNWVINRARHYDLKLPGAIAAYLAGLVGGKGSAENPAMGLEALEQELKKLCLVSPPLTLEKVQALAALDTPISGFDLVRSITEGKPTQAFKYARELLERGEDPLRILGALSWQYVRVARAWALLQDDPMLGEGMAASALGMHPYAAKQTLLLAKKMTAEAVVQALEILMGAEEAAKTGKDMRLALERAMALLARIHQPAAH encoded by the coding sequence ATGATTCAAGTTTTTACCGGCGATAGCTTTCTGGCCCGCGAAGCCCTGCTGCAAGAGGCTCGCTTGCAGGGTTTGGCCCCCCGTATGATGCCCCCCGAACCCGCCCTGGTGGCCCAGGAGGCCAGCGGGGGGCTTTTTGGGCCGGGCGGGGCCCTGGTGGATTTGCGCGACCTGAGCGAGGCCGAGTGGAAGCCCCTCAGGGAGGTACTGGAGGCTGCGCCGCCCGATGCGGTGGTGTTGCTGCTCGACCCCCGCCCTACGGCGGCCCGCAGCAAATGGTATGCCGACAAAGCCCAAAAGCGCGACCATCCCACCCCTGGCCCTAAGGAGATGACCAACTGGGTCATCAATCGCGCCCGCCACTACGACCTCAAGCTGCCGGGGGCCATCGCAGCGTATCTGGCAGGCTTGGTAGGGGGTAAGGGCAGCGCCGAAAACCCCGCTATGGGGCTCGAGGCCCTCGAGCAGGAGCTGAAGAAACTCTGCCTGGTGTCGCCCCCCCTTACGCTCGAGAAAGTCCAGGCCCTGGCGGCCCTGGATACCCCCATTTCGGGCTTTGACCTGGTGCGCTCGATCACCGAAGGCAAGCCCACCCAGGCCTTCAAATATGCCCGAGAACTGCTCGAGCGGGGTGAAGACCCCCTGCGCATCCTGGGGGCACTCTCCTGGCAGTATGTGCGGGTGGCCAGAGCCTGGGCGCTGTTGCAGGACGACCCCATGCTAGGGGAGGGCATGGCCGCCAGCGCCCTGGGTATGCACCCCTACGCGGCCAAGCAAACCCTCCTCCTTGCAAAAAAGATGACGGCTGAGGCCGTTGTCCAGGCCCTGGAAATTCTGATGGGGGCCGAGGAAGCTGCCAAAACCGGCAAGGATATGCGCCTGGCCCTGGAGCGAGCCATGGCCCTGTTGGCCCGCATTCACCAGCCAGCGGCGCATTAG
- a CDS encoding calcium/sodium antiporter — protein sequence MEFALNFLLIAGGIVLLYFGGEALVKNAVVLAHNWGISTMVVGLTVVAFGTSSPELAASLAAALTGSPDIAIGNVVGSNTLNILLILGVTALVAPIRAQAQFIKREVPIMIGAALLLFWFLYFDQQVSRLEGLLSVVLLGLYIGFLYRSSAGESAEVQGEFDQEYGRPVQASWQTYAGVGLGLVLLGVGARLLTIGAVELARAFGVPELIIGLTIVALGTSLPEVAASITAALRREPDIALGNIVGSNVFNILGILGITALVQPVGLPWESIQRDLWVMLGASVLLWPFLVTGFRLGRREGGVFVGLYVIYVALLIRTAT from the coding sequence ATGGAGTTTGCGCTTAACTTCTTGCTGATTGCGGGGGGGATTGTACTCCTCTACTTTGGGGGCGAAGCCCTGGTAAAAAATGCGGTGGTGCTGGCCCACAATTGGGGCATCAGCACCATGGTGGTAGGTCTAACCGTGGTGGCCTTTGGCACCAGCAGCCCCGAGCTGGCCGCCAGTCTGGCTGCCGCGCTCACGGGCAGCCCGGACATCGCCATCGGCAACGTGGTGGGCTCCAATACCCTGAATATCCTGCTCATCCTGGGGGTCACGGCTTTGGTAGCGCCCATCCGGGCCCAGGCCCAGTTCATCAAGCGCGAGGTACCCATCATGATCGGGGCGGCTTTGCTGCTGTTTTGGTTTTTGTACTTCGACCAGCAGGTAAGCCGCCTGGAAGGGCTCTTGTCGGTGGTCTTGCTGGGCCTGTACATCGGGTTCCTGTACCGCAGCAGCGCGGGGGAAAGCGCCGAAGTGCAGGGCGAGTTCGACCAGGAGTATGGTCGGCCCGTTCAGGCGAGCTGGCAAACCTACGCAGGGGTGGGGCTGGGGCTGGTGCTGTTGGGGGTGGGGGCTCGCCTGCTAACCATCGGCGCGGTGGAGCTGGCCCGGGCTTTCGGGGTTCCTGAACTTATCATTGGCCTGACCATCGTGGCCCTGGGCACCAGCCTCCCGGAGGTGGCCGCCTCCATTACCGCCGCCTTGCGTCGCGAGCCGGACATTGCGCTGGGCAACATCGTGGGCTCCAATGTCTTTAACATCCTGGGTATCCTGGGCATTACGGCCCTGGTGCAGCCCGTTGGCTTGCCCTGGGAGAGCATCCAGCGCGACCTGTGGGTGATGCTCGGGGCCAGCGTGCTCCTGTGGCCTTTCCTGGTCACCGGGTTCCGGCTGGGCCGCAGGGAGGGGGGCGTTTTTGTAGGGCTGTACGTGATTTATGTAGCCCTGCTCATCCGAACGGCCACCTAA
- a CDS encoding N-acetylmuramoyl-L-alanine amidase produces the protein MRLYLPVQLFLLLLFGEVRSQDLPPVRIGDQPGFTRVVLDLPNGVSYQIEPLGAALRVTLPGLRVTPGIQFVNQPELAGYVLEQHEDKAVLLLLTPQGVTPRSGYKTMTLAALEGDGQRLVIDLSGAYADTSPLVPSPAFRFVKANGRRFSVVVDAGHGGPDPGAMGPVAEKAVNLEVALRVRRLLQEAGVEVTLTRESDIAFSPDKRTDLAQRVALAEGKQLFVSIHANATVPARADGWCGLEVYYYGPTGVRPFYPPPAPLTPTPPIAISPGPLDMLTNSTQPGPLDPGAQPGPEDVNPIPPQSLPTPTPQMNSARRMELSRTLATRVLSYMLGTTAAVNRGVRSSDFFVIRYSSIPAILVEMGYLSHPLEGQNLRDSNYLDRISFGIARGVLEYLENDHPLE, from the coding sequence TTGAGGCTATATCTTCCCGTACAGCTCTTTTTGCTGCTGCTCTTTGGCGAGGTCAGGAGTCAAGACCTGCCCCCCGTTCGCATCGGCGACCAGCCGGGGTTTACCCGGGTGGTGCTGGATCTGCCCAATGGGGTCAGCTACCAGATCGAGCCCCTGGGGGCTGCGCTGCGCGTGACCCTGCCGGGCCTGCGGGTCACGCCGGGCATTCAGTTTGTGAATCAGCCCGAACTGGCCGGTTACGTATTGGAGCAGCACGAAGACAAAGCCGTGCTGCTCTTGCTCACCCCCCAGGGCGTTACCCCCCGCTCGGGTTATAAAACCATGACCCTGGCAGCCCTGGAGGGCGATGGGCAACGGTTGGTGATCGACCTCTCGGGCGCGTATGCCGACACTAGTCCGCTCGTCCCCAGCCCCGCCTTCCGCTTTGTTAAGGCCAATGGACGGCGTTTTTCGGTGGTGGTGGATGCCGGGCACGGTGGCCCAGATCCCGGCGCCATGGGGCCGGTGGCGGAGAAGGCGGTGAACCTCGAGGTCGCCCTGCGGGTGCGCCGCCTGCTGCAAGAGGCTGGGGTGGAGGTCACCCTGACCCGCGAAAGCGATATTGCCTTTTCCCCCGACAAGCGTACCGACCTGGCCCAGCGCGTAGCTCTGGCCGAGGGCAAACAGCTCTTTGTGTCCATCCACGCCAACGCCACCGTACCGGCCCGCGCCGATGGTTGGTGCGGCCTCGAGGTCTACTACTATGGCCCCACGGGCGTCCGCCCCTTCTACCCGCCCCCGGCCCCCCTCACCCCCACCCCGCCCATAGCCATCTCCCCTGGCCCCTTGGATATGCTGACCAACTCAACCCAGCCCGGCCCCCTCGACCCCGGCGCCCAGCCCGGCCCCGAGGATGTCAACCCCATCCCCCCGCAAAGTTTGCCAACACCCACCCCGCAGATGAACTCGGCCCGCCGCATGGAGCTCTCGCGCACCCTGGCCACACGGGTACTTTCCTACATGCTGGGCACCACCGCCGCCGTCAACCGGGGGGTGCGCAGTTCGGATTTCTTCGTTATTCGCTACAGCAGCATACCCGCAATTCTGGTGGAGATGGGCTACCTAAGCCACCCCCTGGAGGGACAGAACCTGCGCGATAGCAACTACCTCGACCGAATCAGCTTCGGCATCGCTCGAGGGGTGCTGGAGTACCTGGAAAACGACCATCCGCTCGAGTAG
- a CDS encoding CHASE2 domain-containing protein, whose amino-acid sequence MDKPSPTPSRRRGLSPHVRKALWRTGLVVLVMVVSSYILSNNLLGPFGAFIKGPQGASLDRLTRVVHRWGSPVPIRDFPLVVLVELEQQSIGQLSPDSYVFNRGQLARLTQKILTYAPKGIFLDFDLRHPSNEGGVLSAGDRELLALLKQIQTPLLLPDTEVLGQPLGRLNPYLHAVQAQVFYDSDGQTRKIPRPQSGQPVAASLGLYCLGLGIHLQDGKHCQQAVASGSPKADGKRIVYREIRRFKAHTQGRQLWPNLVVIEGLDFFNDGLVQSEETQGALFLVGRTYPKGDDVHFSAIGPVQGIDIHVNALLTLATYRSFSETLGWGPVLMVVPLVVFLALWLTYSITDGWLKFSRFQGFVQALIETAIAAWFLFLAGVLILQYTGHFLDYLYPIVAFQTGALLLKLFAGGKKDESKASDKGQEVADKLKEIVEGTGDG is encoded by the coding sequence GTGGATAAGCCGAGTCCTACCCCTTCTCGACGACGGGGGCTATCACCCCATGTTCGCAAAGCCCTCTGGCGCACCGGACTGGTGGTGCTGGTGATGGTGGTCTCGTCGTATATCTTGAGCAACAACCTGCTGGGACCTTTTGGCGCCTTTATCAAGGGGCCGCAAGGGGCTTCGCTGGACCGTCTGACCCGGGTGGTGCACCGCTGGGGTTCGCCGGTTCCCATTCGGGACTTTCCGCTGGTGGTGTTGGTGGAGCTCGAGCAGCAAAGTATCGGCCAGCTCAGCCCGGACAGCTACGTGTTCAACCGGGGCCAACTGGCCCGCCTGACCCAAAAAATTCTGACCTACGCGCCCAAAGGCATCTTCCTGGACTTCGACCTGCGCCACCCCAGCAACGAAGGGGGGGTGCTGTCGGCGGGAGACCGGGAGCTGCTGGCGTTGTTGAAGCAAATCCAAACCCCCTTACTGCTGCCCGACACCGAGGTATTGGGTCAACCGCTGGGCCGCCTCAACCCCTACCTCCACGCCGTACAAGCCCAGGTTTTCTACGATAGCGACGGGCAAACCCGAAAAATCCCCCGGCCCCAATCCGGCCAGCCGGTAGCGGCTTCGCTGGGGCTATATTGCCTGGGGCTGGGCATACATTTACAGGACGGCAAGCACTGCCAGCAGGCGGTGGCCTCGGGCAGCCCAAAAGCCGACGGTAAGCGCATCGTCTATCGCGAAATACGGCGCTTCAAAGCCCATACCCAAGGCCGCCAGCTCTGGCCCAACCTGGTGGTGATAGAGGGGCTGGATTTTTTTAACGATGGGCTGGTGCAGTCCGAGGAAACCCAGGGGGCTTTGTTTCTGGTGGGGCGCACCTACCCCAAGGGCGATGACGTCCACTTCAGCGCCATCGGGCCGGTACAGGGCATTGATATTCATGTGAATGCCCTCCTGACCCTGGCCACCTACCGCAGTTTTTCCGAAACCCTGGGCTGGGGGCCGGTGCTTATGGTGGTGCCGCTGGTGGTGTTTCTGGCCCTCTGGCTGACCTATTCCATCACCGATGGCTGGCTCAAGTTCAGCCGCTTCCAGGGCTTCGTGCAGGCCCTGATCGAGACCGCTATCGCGGCCTGGTTTTTGTTTTTGGCTGGCGTGCTGATTTTGCAGTACACCGGCCATTTTCTGGACTACCTCTACCCAATTGTGGCCTTCCAGACGGGCGCTTTACTCTTGAAGCTATTTGCCGGAGGGAAAAAAGATGAAAGCAAAGCCAGCGATAAGGGCCAGGAAGTGGCCGACAAACTCAAGGAAATCGTGGAGGGCACAGGGGATGGTTAG
- a CDS encoding TldD/PmbA family protein: MLDEILVGDVLHRARLGGADFAELYVERWRRRALRVLSGEVKEATSGIEYGAGLRLFYGTEVVYAYTNDLSPERLLELTETLVKLKGSAGQVDTQGQGGLDFRKAVAQGLHTPAIPFTARDKRYRLERVREAEAGAQVSPQIKQVQSNLMEWEQEVLVANSDGKWAEDRRVRTRLYVTAIAQDESGMQTGVVGPGLSVGLELFDRYSPAEIGRKAGMQALTNLRAKPAPAGSMPVVIGNGFGGVIFHEALGHLLETTSVAKKASVLSDKLGEKVASEVVTYIDDGTTPHGWGSSEFDDEGLPTERTVLIENGVLKSYMVDRLGGMLTGYRPTGSGRRQDYTFAPTSRMRNTYIAPGSTPREKLFEGIEYGLYAADMGGGQVRPGSGEYNFAVKEGYIIRNGRIEEPVRGAMLVGKGPESIKRIVAVSDDLEMGPGMCGSLSGSLPVEVGQPHLLISEIVVGGQA; encoded by the coding sequence GTGTTAGACGAAATACTGGTGGGTGATGTGCTGCACCGCGCTCGGCTGGGTGGGGCCGACTTTGCAGAACTCTATGTGGAGCGCTGGCGGCGGCGGGCTTTGCGGGTGCTTTCGGGTGAGGTTAAGGAGGCCACCAGCGGTATCGAGTACGGGGCCGGGTTGCGGCTTTTTTACGGCACCGAGGTGGTGTATGCCTATACCAACGACCTTAGCCCCGAGCGCCTTTTGGAGCTAACCGAAACCCTGGTCAAGCTCAAGGGCAGCGCAGGACAGGTGGATACCCAGGGCCAAGGCGGCCTCGACTTTCGCAAGGCGGTGGCCCAGGGTCTGCACACACCCGCAATTCCCTTCACGGCCAGGGACAAGCGTTACCGCCTGGAGCGCGTCCGCGAGGCCGAGGCGGGGGCGCAGGTGAGCCCCCAGATCAAACAGGTGCAGAGCAACCTGATGGAGTGGGAGCAGGAAGTCCTGGTAGCGAACAGCGATGGAAAGTGGGCCGAGGATCGCCGGGTGCGAACCCGCCTCTACGTGACCGCCATCGCCCAGGACGAGAGCGGGATGCAGACTGGGGTGGTGGGGCCGGGGCTTAGCGTGGGCCTCGAGCTCTTCGACCGCTATTCCCCTGCCGAGATTGGGCGCAAGGCCGGGATGCAGGCCCTGACCAACCTGCGGGCCAAACCGGCCCCGGCCGGTAGTATGCCGGTGGTGATTGGCAATGGCTTTGGCGGGGTGATTTTTCACGAGGCCCTGGGGCACCTGCTGGAAACCACTTCTGTGGCCAAAAAGGCCAGCGTGCTCTCCGACAAGCTTGGGGAAAAGGTGGCCTCCGAGGTGGTGACCTACATAGACGATGGCACCACCCCCCACGGCTGGGGCTCTTCCGAGTTCGACGATGAGGGCCTGCCCACCGAGCGCACGGTTCTGATCGAAAACGGCGTGCTGAAAAGTTACATGGTGGACAGGCTGGGTGGAATGCTCACCGGCTACCGGCCCACCGGCTCGGGCCGCCGTCAGGACTACACTTTTGCCCCTACCAGCCGGATGCGCAACACCTACATTGCCCCCGGCAGTACCCCCAGGGAGAAACTCTTTGAGGGTATCGAGTACGGCCTCTATGCCGCTGACATGGGGGGTGGGCAGGTGCGGCCTGGTTCGGGCGAGTACAACTTTGCTGTCAAGGAGGGCTACATTATCCGCAACGGTCGGATTGAAGAGCCGGTGCGGGGGGCCATGCTGGTGGGCAAGGGTCCCGAGAGCATAAAGCGCATTGTGGCGGTATCGGACGACCTCGAGATGGGCCCCGGTATGTGCGGCTCGCTTTCGGGCAGCCTGCCGGTAGAGGTGGGCCAGCCCCACCTGCTGATTTCGGAGATTGTGGTAGGAGGGCAAGCTTGA
- a CDS encoding caspase family protein, translated as MGLAQPMPKPETYALVIGINNYRPYPETPSLPPLSYAESDARKMAQALRDPHKGQLSKVRILLDTEASKTAIEAELRDLARGMGVSDTLIVYYSGHGMPSRSGQATLMPSDAKINDEETWLPLDSIQDIARKASRGKGRLILIVDACFSGQSLPGSRSFSMPGRKDLPKPQKPDLSGVNVLLASSADTQPSWEDAELGGGIFTAYLLEAISGKADENGDGYVTIGEAYRYAAVQVEGFSQRKGTPQTPRLYGPDDYTLALNPIAVARSRLAGLKLAGHINGAQFDALAEWIESKRQPDDLQQYLAGTLTGGQFVSLVRAGAIPGVPAQAYTDARLQKMGLLRRDGKIRLDQFWVLSRMIQTGKAVADVSDFLSGRLSEIKFLQRLRAGAIQGVPR; from the coding sequence ATGGGCTTAGCCCAACCCATGCCCAAACCCGAAACCTATGCCCTGGTGATCGGCATCAACAACTACCGCCCCTACCCCGAAACCCCCTCCTTACCCCCCCTCAGCTATGCCGAAAGCGATGCCCGCAAGATGGCCCAGGCCTTGCGCGACCCCCACAAGGGTCAACTGAGCAAGGTGCGCATCCTCCTGGATACCGAGGCCAGCAAGACCGCCATCGAGGCGGAACTGCGCGATCTGGCCAGGGGTATGGGTGTGAGCGATACCCTAATTGTCTATTACTCCGGCCATGGGATGCCGAGCCGCTCGGGGCAGGCCACCCTGATGCCCAGCGATGCCAAAATCAACGACGAGGAAACCTGGCTGCCCCTGGACTCAATCCAGGATATTGCTCGCAAGGCCAGCCGGGGCAAGGGCCGCCTGATTCTGATTGTAGACGCCTGTTTTAGCGGTCAGTCCCTCCCCGGCTCACGCAGCTTCAGCATGCCGGGCCGCAAGGATCTTCCCAAGCCGCAAAAACCCGACCTGAGCGGGGTCAATGTGTTGCTGGCCTCGTCTGCCGATACCCAGCCGAGCTGGGAGGATGCCGAGCTGGGGGGTGGGATTTTTACTGCCTATTTGCTGGAAGCCATTTCGGGCAAGGCCGATGAGAATGGGGATGGTTATGTGACCATCGGGGAGGCCTACCGCTATGCAGCGGTGCAGGTCGAGGGGTTTAGCCAGCGCAAAGGCACCCCGCAAACCCCCAGGCTCTACGGCCCCGACGACTACACCCTGGCCCTCAACCCCATTGCGGTAGCCAGGAGCCGTCTGGCGGGCCTGAAACTGGCGGGCCACATTAATGGAGCGCAGTTCGATGCGCTGGCCGAGTGGATCGAGAGCAAAAGGCAACCCGACGACTTGCAGCAGTACCTGGCGGGAACCCTGACTGGCGGGCAGTTCGTGAGCCTGGTGCGGGCGGGCGCCATCCCGGGGGTTCCGGCGCAGGCTTACACCGACGCCCGCTTACAAAAAATGGGCTTGTTGCGGCGCGACGGCAAGATTCGCCTGGATCAGTTTTGGGTGTTGAGCCGGATGATTCAAACCGGCAAGGCGGTTGCGGATGTGAGTGACTTTCTATCCGGGCGCCTATCCGAGATAAAGTTCTTGCAACGCTTGCGGGCGGGGGCCATCCAGGGGGTGCCAAGGTAA